Genomic segment of Mycoplasmopsis gallopavonis:
TAAAACATCTTTACTTTCAATTTGGCTTGCAAAGAAATCTTTTTGAGTTTGATTTAATTTAGTTTGTTTTTGAAACTCGCTAATTAAATTACTAATTTCTCTAAATTCAGAATTAATAGGACTTAATTGATCTAAATTTTTAGCATTATTAATTTCAATACTAAGTTTATTACGGTTAAATTCTAATAAATTTGAGTTAGTAATTTTAGTTTTTAACTCTTGCTTAGCAAGATTTAATTTTGCTTCTCCATTTAAAGTTTGAAGTGCATTTTGATAATTATTTAAAAGCGGATTTAACTGATTAATTTTTCAATATTGATTTGAAGTTTGAGTTTTTTCAAGTTCGCTAAATTTAGCATTATATTCATTTTTTGCTGTTAAATCTGCATCTTGATAATTTTGACTTGCAAGAATTTGGTTACGATTTGCTAATAAATCTTGAATAACTTCAATTTTATTAGCAAGAGAGGTAATCTGATTTTCTAACTGATTTTTAGATAATTGGGTATTTGCAATAATTTCTTGTTTTAAACCTTGTTTTTGGGCTTGATTAAAAAATGGTTCAGATTAAACTAGGACAGAAAAAATTAACAATTTATTAAATTGGATAGCCCCATACTATATTCGTATGGGGTTTTTCAATTCAGACATGATTGAATTCTAAATTTATTGTATCAATGAACATAATTAGATATCACTTTTTCTAGTTCATTCAAAGTCATAGCTTTGATATTTAAATCTCTAATTAATTCAGTTTTTAAATTTGAAAATCAATATTCCACAACTCTATTATCTAAACTATTTCCTACTTTTGAAAGCGAAATTATTCCACCTTTATTTTGAATAAAACGAGAAAAATCATCAGATGTATAAGTTGAGCAATGATCTGAATGTAGTATAAAACTTTTTTCAAAATCAACATTTTCAAATGTTTTGTAAATTAATTTTGAATCATTAAATTTGGAAAGAGAAAAACTAATTATTTCTTTAGTTTTATGTTTAATTACTACTGAAAGATAAACATTATTGTTTATTGCATCTTTTGTCGCTGGAAGATATGTTACATCAGTAGCGTATATATTTCTGTTATATACATCATTATAATCTCTATTAACAATGTTTTCTTTTATGATAGATGTGTTCTTTGATTCTTTTAGTTTTTTTCTTTTTCTGACATTGCAAAATAAACCTAAGGCATTCATATATCTTCCTAGAGTTCTTTCGTTTATGTCTATTTTATAGTGCTTTAAGATAAAATATTTTAATTTTTGTCTACCATATTTAGATCTATTTTGTTTAAATGAATCAATAATCAAGTCTTGGTACTTTATTTTTCTGGATTTATTTTTAGGAGCAAAATTATTTCTTTTATGTTTGGATATTGTTTGTCTACAAAGATACAACAAAATAGCAAGTTTATACGAAGCCATATTAATATTTGATGCCTCTTGAACTTTCTCTGTTTTAAATTTATCTTTTGTAATTTCTCTATATCTTTTTGCAATTTCAATTAAATCTTCTCGTGTAAAAATGTTTCAATTTATATCTTGTTCTTTCGCTTTTCTTGACCTACCGGTTCCAGGCTTTCTTGGTTTTTTATTCATATTAAAATTATAATGTTTTAATATTCTTCGTAATCTCGCTTTCACATATTTATCTTTTGCTTTTGCACCATATTTATACATCAGTTCAATCGCATCCTTTTTACCTAATTGAAAAAATGTATTATAAATTTCTTTTTCTTGTTCTTCTGTAAAATGTTTTCCCATTTTTTCTCCTTTAAAAATATAAAAAATTAACATTCGAAGGAATGTTAATTTTTATTGTCCTAGTTTAGATAGTGCAAAATTTATTAATGACTCATTTTCTTTATTTTTTGTAATTAACGCCTCTTTTTTAATTTCCATCTGTTCTAAATCTCGATTAGATTCTAGTTCATTTTGGAAATTTTGTTTTTCTAAATCACTGATATAAGTTAATCCATTAACTTCATTTTGAAGTTGTTTTTTACGAGCTTCATAACTTTCAAAATTTCTTTGCATTTCTTGTACTAAATTATTAATTTTGATAATTAAATTATTTAGTTCAGCATAATTCCAAGTTGACTTATTGGCTTTTAATTGATTAGTTCAGTTAGTAAAATTTGTTTTTTGAATGTTAGAAGCAAAATTATAGTAATTTGAACTTAGTACTTGATTATAGTTTGCAATTTGAGTCTCAACATTTGCTAGAAAACTATTAAATTGATTAATTTTAGCTATCAAACTAGTAACATCAGAATTTCTATTAGAAGTTAAAGCTGCTTCAAAATCAGTGTGGAAAAAGTTTTTTTGCACACTTGATAAATTAGTTGCTGAGTCTAGTGCATTACTAAGTTGATTAGAACTAGAATCTACAAAATTACCAAAATTAACAAATTGAGAGTTTAAGTTTTCGATTGTTCGTTTAGCTGATAATTTTGAATCATTACTAAAATTAGAAA
This window contains:
- a CDS encoding IS3 family transposase — its product is MLIFYIFKGEKMGKHFTEEQEKEIYNTFFQLGKKDAIELMYKYGAKAKDKYVKARLRRILKHYNFNMNKKPRKPGTGRSRKAKEQDINWNIFTREDLIEIAKRYREITKDKFKTEKVQEASNINMASYKLAILLYLCRQTISKHKRNNFAPKNKSRKIKYQDLIIDSFKQNRSKYGRQKLKYFILKHYKIDINERTLGRYMNALGLFCNVRKRKKLKESKNTSIIKENIVNRDYNDVYNRNIYATDVTYLPATKDAINNNVYLSVVIKHKTKEIISFSLSKFNDSKLIYKTFENVDFEKSFILHSDHCSTYTSDDFSRFIQNKGGIISLSKVGNSLDNRVVEYWFSNLKTELIRDLNIKAMTLNELEKVISNYVHWYNKFRIQSCLNWKTPYEYSMGLSNLINC